The following proteins are co-located in the Solea senegalensis isolate Sse05_10M linkage group LG12, IFAPA_SoseM_1, whole genome shotgun sequence genome:
- the ergic1 gene encoding endoplasmic reticulum-Golgi intermediate compartment protein 1 isoform X2: protein MLGVSILCCVFILFLFLSELTGFIATEIVNELYVDDPDKDSGGKIDVSLNISLPNLHCDLVGLDIQDEMGRHEVGLIDNSMKIPLNQGDGCRFEGEFTINKVPGNFHVSTHSATAQPQNPDMTHTIHKLAFGEKLQVQKVQGAFNALGGADKLSSNPLASHDYILKIVPTVYEDLSGRQRFSYQYTVANKEYIAYSHTGRIIPAIWFRYDLSPITVKYTERRQPFYRFVTTICAIVGGTFTVAGIIDSCIFTASEAWKKIQIGKMS, encoded by the exons ATGTTAGGAG TTTCCATCCTCTGCTGTGTCTTCATACTTTTCCTGTTCCTGTCTGAGCTGACGGGATTCATAGCCACTGAAAT TGTAAATGAATTGTATGTGGATGATCCTGATAAAGACAGTGGTGGGAAGATAGATGTGAGTTTAAACATCAGTTTGCCAAACTTACACTGTGATT tggtgGGCTTGGACATCCAGGATGAGATGGGCCGCCATGAGGTCGGTCTCATCGACAACTCCATGAAGATCCCTCTCAACCAAGGCGACGGTTGTCGCTTTGAGGGAGAGTTCACCATTAACAAA GTACCAGGAAACTTCCATGTTTCGACACACAGTGCCACAGCGCAGCCCCAAAACCCTGACATGACCCACACCATCCACAAGCTGGCCTTTGGGGAAAAGCTCCAG GTTCAAAAAGTGCAAGGAGCCTTCAACGCACTGGGAGGGGCTGACAAGCTGTCATCTAAcc ctctgGCCTCACATGACTACATACTGAAGATTGTCCCAACAGTGTATGAAGATCTCTCAGGCAGACAGAGGTTCTCCTACCAGTACACCGTCGCCAACAAG GAATATATCGCTTACAGCCACACGGGCCGAATCATCCCGGCCATCTGGTTCAGATATGACCTCAGTCCAATCACAGTCAAGtacacagagaggagacagcCATTCTACCGCTTCGTCACGACA ATCTGTGCCATCGTCGGCGGGACGTTCACAGTCGCGGGCATCATCGACTCCTGTATATTCACCGCTTCAGAGGCCTGGAAGAAGATCCAGATCGGGAAGATGTCATGA
- the ergic1 gene encoding endoplasmic reticulum-Golgi intermediate compartment protein 1 isoform X1, translated as MPFDVRRFDIYRKVPKDLTQPTYTGAFISILCCVFILFLFLSELTGFIATEIVNELYVDDPDKDSGGKIDVSLNISLPNLHCDLVGLDIQDEMGRHEVGLIDNSMKIPLNQGDGCRFEGEFTINKVPGNFHVSTHSATAQPQNPDMTHTIHKLAFGEKLQVQKVQGAFNALGGADKLSSNPLASHDYILKIVPTVYEDLSGRQRFSYQYTVANKEYIAYSHTGRIIPAIWFRYDLSPITVKYTERRQPFYRFVTTICAIVGGTFTVAGIIDSCIFTASEAWKKIQIGKMS; from the exons atgcCTTTCGATGTTAGGAG ATTTGATATCTACAGGAAAGTGCCAAAAGATCTCACCCAGCCCACATACACAGGAGCTTTCA TTTCCATCCTCTGCTGTGTCTTCATACTTTTCCTGTTCCTGTCTGAGCTGACGGGATTCATAGCCACTGAAAT TGTAAATGAATTGTATGTGGATGATCCTGATAAAGACAGTGGTGGGAAGATAGATGTGAGTTTAAACATCAGTTTGCCAAACTTACACTGTGATT tggtgGGCTTGGACATCCAGGATGAGATGGGCCGCCATGAGGTCGGTCTCATCGACAACTCCATGAAGATCCCTCTCAACCAAGGCGACGGTTGTCGCTTTGAGGGAGAGTTCACCATTAACAAA GTACCAGGAAACTTCCATGTTTCGACACACAGTGCCACAGCGCAGCCCCAAAACCCTGACATGACCCACACCATCCACAAGCTGGCCTTTGGGGAAAAGCTCCAG GTTCAAAAAGTGCAAGGAGCCTTCAACGCACTGGGAGGGGCTGACAAGCTGTCATCTAAcc ctctgGCCTCACATGACTACATACTGAAGATTGTCCCAACAGTGTATGAAGATCTCTCAGGCAGACAGAGGTTCTCCTACCAGTACACCGTCGCCAACAAG GAATATATCGCTTACAGCCACACGGGCCGAATCATCCCGGCCATCTGGTTCAGATATGACCTCAGTCCAATCACAGTCAAGtacacagagaggagacagcCATTCTACCGCTTCGTCACGACA ATCTGTGCCATCGTCGGCGGGACGTTCACAGTCGCGGGCATCATCGACTCCTGTATATTCACCGCTTCAGAGGCCTGGAAGAAGATCCAGATCGGGAAGATGTCATGA
- the dusp1 gene encoding dual specificity protein phosphatase 1: protein MYLDLLLLSCRPTMVIMEVPTIDCASLRAQLKCANPGCLLLDCRSFLSFNSSHISGSTNVRFSTIVRRRARGGLGLEHIVPNEDTRTRLLTGEYQSVVLLDDRSLELSQAKKDGTLMLAVSALCRDPCGASVFILKGGFEIFSTEYPEMCTKPSPPQGLSLPLSSSRPESADPSCSPCNTPLYDQGGPVEILPFLYLGSAYHASRKDMLDLLGITALINVSANCPNHFEDSFLYKSIPVEDNHKADISSWFNEAIEFIDSVRNKGGRVFVHCQAGISRSATICLAYLMRTNRVKLDEAFEFVKQRRSIISPNFSFMGQLLQFESQVLASSTCSSEAGSPAIGNNSTVFNFPVSIPVHTSAGQLSFLHSPITTSPSC, encoded by the exons ATGTACTTGGATTTACTGCTTTTATCCTGCCGTCCTACTATGGTCATAATGGAGGTCCCCACCATCGACTGTGCGTCCCTGCGTGCCCAGTTGAAGTGCGCCAACCCGGGCTGTCTGTTGTTGGACTGCCGATCGTTCCTCTCCTTCAACTCGTCCCACATATCGGGCTCCACTAACGTGCGCTTCAGCACTATCGTGCGCCGGAGAGCCAGAGGGGGTCTTGGCCTGGAGCACATTGTCCCCAATGAGGACACTAGGACCAGGCTGCTGACCGGAGAGTATCAGTCTGTGGTGCTGCTGGACGACCGCAGTCTGGAGCTGAGCCAGGCCAAGAAAGACGGGACGTTGATGCTGGCAGTCTCGGCGCTGTGTCGCGACCCCTGTGGAGCCAGTGTTTTCATTCTTAAAG GTGGCTTTGAAATATTTTCCACTGAGTATCCAGAGATGTGCACCAAACCTTCCCCTCCTCAAGGTCTGAGTTTGCCCCTGAGCTCCAGCCGCCCTGAGAGTGCGGACCCAAGCTGTAGTCCATGCAACACTCCTCTATATgatcag GGGGGTCCTGTTGAGATCTTGCCTTTCCTGTACCTTGGCAGTGCTTATCATGCCTCCAGAAAAGACATGCTGGACTTGCTGGGAATCACTGCTCTAATTAACGTCTCTGCAAACTGCCCCAACCATTTTGAGGACTCCTTCCTCTACAAGAGCATCCCAGTGGAGGACAACCACAAAGCTGACATCAGCTCCTGGTTCAATGAGGCTATCGAGTTTATTG ACTCGGTGAGAAACAAAGGAGGCCGTGTTTTTGTACACTGTCAAGCTGGCATCTCCCGGTCCGCCACCATTTGCCTTGCCTACCTAATGCGGACTAACCGCGTGAAGCTGGACGAGGCCTTCGAGTTTGTCAAACAGCGCCGCAGCATCATCTCTCCCAACTTCAGCTTCATGGGCCAGCTTCTCCAGTTTGAGTCCCAGGTCCTGGCCTCGTCTACATGCTCGTCGGAGGCCGGCAGTCCGGCAATCGGCAACAACAGCACGGTCTTCAACTTCCCCGTCTCCATCCCCGTACACACCTCTGCTGGTCAGCTCTCATTCCTCCACAGTCCTATCACCACCTCTCCCAGCTGCTGA